From Daucus carota subsp. sativus chromosome 6, DH1 v3.0, whole genome shotgun sequence:
ccaaagaatccaccttcatagtaagagccttaatctgagcagctatggctgaaagtagcatcaacatccagaatccctgctgctttgccctgatgaagacactgagtaggattctgatattcattcgcagccatcatcttgatcaactcataagcctccgCATAGTTCTTAtcccatagagctccacctgatgctgcatcgagcattggtCTCGATTGAGGTCCCAAACCATTATAGAAGTAGTtaatcaccatccaatcaggcatcctatgatgtgggcactttcgaagcatcaccttgtagcgttcccacgcttcacataaagtttcaccagatagctgagagaattgagtgatagcattcctgattgtagctgttttggccatagggaagaacttagtaagaaatttctgagccagatcctcccatgtcgtaatagatcctgtaggaagagaatgcaaccatccctttGCTTTATCCCTCAAAGAAAATGGAAACAGCCTCAATTTGATGGCATCTtcagtaacaccattgaacttgaaagtgtcgcagatctcaataAACTCctgaatatgcatattaggatcctctATTAAAGAAccccccaaactgcactgagttctgtaccatatgaatagtgctcggtttgatctcaaAACTAGTGGTGGCCTGGattgctggcctgacaatgctcgactgaatatcattgattttaggctcagagaaagccttaagagaCTACGTATCATCCGCCACTGGTGGTTGATCACCCATTGTAGTACTCACTATCGTTTCTGCTTTTGCCAATGCTTCCTTGTGAGCCTGAGAAcatgttcgcatacacgtcactcaagtacctgaaacacacacaaacgaactacggtgagaaaagaatccaagtcagtgaactttaatgaccactaatgacaagcaaataaactaaaatataacacactacaccatatatgaCCTATTGTAACAAATTTTTTTAGTGTTACAAGATAAAATGTTACCATAAGTGTTTCAAAACTACTTTAGCATACATTTGCCTACACATTTTTTTAGTGTAACTATTGATATAATTTGGTGTAACGGTAGATATGATGAGACATCTATGGTAACATTATATTTGGTGTTACagttgatattaaaaaaaatgtaactaATAACTGAATTATTTAGATCGATGATGTGCGCGGGAGGTTGTCATTATTTCAAAACAAAGGGGGGAGATATAATACACACAAGTACACAACTATCTTGCCCCAAAactaaaataaactaaaaacagtCGCTCACCTCTCTCGGTTCACCGCTCAATCAAACTCACCTTCTCTCATTTCTCTGGAAATCACCTCTATCTTTCTTTCTCATCTCTCTGAAAATCACCACTCGCCACTCACTCACTCAAAACACTCACCCACTCACTCATTCACCGCTCACTCATTTATCTGAACTCTCATCAATTGAGTCTGCCATCGGGTCTGCACTCTCATTCGGAACTTCACTCTCAATTGGGTTTTAATTAGGTCTTGGATCGAGTCTTGTTTTGAATCGAGTTTTCTATCGGATCTTGAATTAGGGTTTTCAATCGGGTTTTCTACAGGTATGATTTTCTCTATTCATTAAGGTCTTGAAAAGTTTGGATTTTATGAGCTTAACCTGGTTTTCTTGTATTCGCTtgatttttttgagtaaattttATGTTTAGATAGTATATATGAGATGGTTTTGTTTTGAATTTAGTGGAATTGTGAATGAAGTTTGGATTTTTATGAGGTTTTTGtggttttcttgatttttcttgaaaatttgttattttgagTAAATTTACTGTTTGGCTGGTGTATTTCAGATTGGTTTGTTTGCATTTAGTGAGAAAGTGTTACCATAGCCCTTTTTTTCACTTTCAGCAACACTTTCTGGCCTTTATTCACATTTTTTTGACTGTTACAATAGGCCACATATGGTGTAGtgacaccgagtccccggcagcggcgccaaaaacttgttcgcacaaaatcacacaagcgtacgtggtcacaagtaatatagaatttgaattaagttcgttcccacagagactggtgtatcaagtagtatgcacttatgcaacaatgtatgtcTATTATTCAATGCTAGGACAAATAACAAGTTGGTTGGTTTTTATCTAACTTACTAATTAAACTCGAATTattgaaactaagaattataactaagtgaTGAAACTGGATTACTTATGAGAAtagaacatgggattctaactttattatatacttcattcagagtgaTGCctttatcgatatgtgatgttgataactaatcagataacacgaaactgatacacgctatcTTTCGATATACGTATACCATACTattccacatccacaattaagatagaagtcgaatagacaccaattatgcttacaccctatatgtctataagatttgaaaacataatggttgaagaacaagttatctatcaagattacatagggcgatgcaagatggttaaaatcacaccactaatcatgtatatcgaatacataatcctatgttcgcatggcaagttttaaatcaatatatccactgtcgcttcaataaggattaacacacaacttagatgttagctacgcatccaagaagaataagcacaaccaatacgaagaaatcaaacattcatcacacaaataattaaggcaaatcaactactgaaatccatatataaatctgctagaatcccacgataatgattagttcatgatcgaacttctcatcatcatgagAATAAGGGTAAACTTGGTACTGAAGagtctaaacaatatcaaaagagtaaaacGAGAGTTGCGAAACAAATCCGAACGAGCATCCAATGTTctgcctacttcgaagaattacaaaagtaaaactgtGAAATTCGATCCTCGATCTTCTCGGTAGCCGTCactgctccttagaatgtttctaggttatgttttaGGTTTCCTAAGCCTTTCTTTAACTTCCCCAGctaacgggccttcaaacggatcaaaaacgggcaaaaCGGGCCTTTTTTTCCGCACAGAGTGTGAGGCGGGCGCCCCAGGTGTGAGGCGGGCGCCGCACTGGCGCCCCCGCCTCACGAGTGAGGCGGACGCCTCAGCGCATCAGCCTTGCACAGCCACGCTTCcttgtccataacttttgactcgcacatccgattgcttcgccgttttttttccacttgaagctatgaatctcctctccatcctccttccaagaaacctacacaacacaacactagaacatatcaaaaacatcaaaatcttGAGGCTagatcatcaatttaagtcaaaacgaaggtttccaagtggatatgaaaCCCACTTATCAATTACAGAGATTATCCTCCGGAACAGTTGAACACAATTGAAACTGAGATTAAGGATTTTAAATGCTCTAGAAAGCAACACCATCGATGGAAAGATTAAAGtatcaaattttgaaattaagggTGTAAAAATGAGACACGTCATTTTGTTAGGTGGAATTATTAAAGAGCTTACCAGGAGAATGGGTGTGTGTTGTTTGTAAAGGAAGTATTGGTAATTGTTCTTCACATACATGTATCTGTAAACtatataaattgattaaattgaGCATAAAACTCGTGTATGTATACGTGGTGAAGTGGCATTTGCACGTAAATATGGTTGGGAGTAGGAGGGCATTTCAATAAAAAGCCGTGTAAAGAGCCTTCAGGCAATATCTATTAACTAGTATTTAAGCCCGCCCTGCTGGGCTTTTTCAATTTAAACTTTGTtttcttcttaattttttatggaaCGAAGGTTGGAGCATTCAGCTTGGTTGTTACTTATATGTTACATTGCTGATAAGAAAGAGTTACATAGTTGAAAATATAGTTACATAGCTTGCTCAGTCAAAATGAACAAAAGTATTTCACAGTTGCTTTAGTTAGACCAAAAGAACATGAGTTGAGAGCTGTTGTTTAGGATAATAGCAAAATGTAGGTTTTCAAACACTGCGTCGCTTGTTTCAGTTGCTGGCTAAGTCGATGTCCGAGAGACCTCCAGCATTGTAGGTTGAAGTTGTTGGCTGTTACAAATGGAAAAATTATGCAAATTAGTAAAGGATAGTGAATAAAATTGATTGTTTTCTGGGCAACAGTGCAAGACCTGGGAAGTTTGTGCATCTTTGGCGTTAGCACTCTGATTTGTGGCACCTGGAAGGCCAACAAAGCCTTTGCATATGTTATTGGCCCAGTAAACATTGAAATTGTTTACGACATTCATTTCCCTGACTTGGATTACTAAGCTGTAGTCTTTGTCGACAATACTTAGCAAAGTTTTCGGCAATCCTTCCTCAGTGAACATCTGTACATGACTCTCTGTTAAGCACTGACAAATAAACATAAGAAAATATGTTGCCTAGTTAGAATACCTCATCAGCCAAATGTAAACATCTTTTTCCAATAATTGTACGTGCCTCCCTATCTCCCAAGACAACTTGAACCTTTCCGGTCATATCCTCAGCAATGACATGAAATCTGAACCTGGAAAGAGTAAATAATTCAGTTCAAATGTTCATATCCAATTAAAGTCGTTGAGGATAGAAAAGTACTTCTGATCTGGATAAGGGACATAGCGATTGCAGCTCTCACAAATTGGACATGGATTTTCCATCTTCGTTTCCTTCTCACAGCTTGTGCATGCATTGTAAAACCATCCAAAGGTTGGATCAATACTTTTGATTGTCACGTGTAGCTTGAATAATCCCTGCATATATTGTTctgattaaaaaaaacttgaaaaagacAAATCATGATTGAAAAGTTATGTTTACCTCAATAGCATTTTTTCCAAGTTTCTTCAGCTCATCGACATTGATCTTGTGTATggttttaacattatttttgccTAATGCCTTTTTTGCAAACTCCTCATTCGCCAACCTATTTCAGTTAGTTAGTTTTGAACAGAAAGTGTATAGAAAAATGCATTTAACAGGAGAtaaattagcaaaaaatatgatttgaCTAACAATTTCCGTAGGTGCACTACGCTGTgattagggctgagcattcggtcggttcggtccagaaccgaaccgaaccgaaagaaccgaaaaccgaattggTATTTTTttctggaccgaaccgaaccgaaattatcttctggaccgaaccggaaccgaaccgaaataatgcggttcggttcggtttttttctCTGAGAACCGAATTTCTTTATGAAAAATGGAAAAGCAAGTTGAAACTCCTGAATCATCAATAACAAATGTTTGTAATCACCTCCGGGGAGAGGCACACACGATCCAACACAACAATAACATATGTTTGTTAATCAGaatcaaatatttgaaataaatacgAAATGATGTTGTTGGTTTAATGATCTGGAGGCATCTGTTCTCGGAGCATCAGTCTCCAAACATTAGTGAAATAAGATGCACCTGCGCAAGTTTGGAACTCAAAACTTAAAATAGGTGATCTGTGAATCTGGATTTAGGTACTAGGGTTTACGGATTGAAGATGAGCGGCTGAATCGCATTTGTGTCTCTCAACAGAATATACAATACGAAAAGATAATATGCAAGTTAGTAccctattaatatatattatatttaatatattaataaaataattcggtctattcggtccagaaccaaattttttttgaaaggaccggaccgaaccgaaatttaattcggtccggaccgaaaaaccgaatggaccgaaattatgaaaaaattggaaccgaaccgaaccgaaatgacacagttcggttcggtttttcggttccggttcggttttgctcacccctagctgTGATGCTTGTAGTTGAGGTAAACTTTGGTTGCGTAACTGTTTGATAAATCGACCTCGCCTTAAAGCAAAAATTTTTGAGTTAGTTTCGCATAAATTGTATATTACATATGAATATTTTTGTAGCGAAAAAATTACCATTCCATTTCCCAACTTTGCAtcctgataaaattataataactgGTTTGTCTGAAGGATTCTTCATTGACTTGTCAAAGGATTCACCAAACTTATCCCATAAGGTTACGTTAACATTTGAACTACAGCAAAAACAATTCATGGAATAAGTTTTTGGATGCTTCAAAGGATAAGGAGAGAATTCTTTTACTATTACCTCCCATCAGTGATAACCAACTTTGTTTTTTTCTGATCTTGACCATGCTTGTTCTTTAGATCTCTTATCTGATCATAATCTTTTATGATTCCTACAACATCTGCAGAAGTATTTTCTGTTTGTATAAATGTTTACAGAATGGTTATTACTATAAAACAACTAAATTGAAAATACCTTCCAGGTAAGTGGTTTGATTTGAAAGTTCTATCAGTTGGCTATGATCGTAGAAATCAAAAGCTTCCTGTGGGATGGTAACACCATCATATGCTTGCTCTTGGATGATGGTGTCTTTACTGAAAATCAGCTGACTCTCATTTCTCACCACTCTAAACTTCTCTGTCTGGCTGTATTTCTGCACCATAAATTGCTTGATGCTGAAGACTCTTCCAACAGTTATCTGGCTATAAATCTCCTCTGCACATTTTGTCGGAACAAAGGCATGAATCCTTTGACCCTGCATTACAAAATGATGTTCAAGTTGTTGCTTACTATTCTGATCTTATAAAAGAACTAAAACATGAGATACAAACCTTGTGGTCAAGGAGAATCAAGTTGAAATTTTTGAACTCCTCACCGGTTCTTGTTGAGCCTCTCCCTAAGCGAATAACTCGAACTTTGATCTTGTACTCATTAACTACAGCTTTAAGCTTGTCAAGTGTTTGATACTGTGCAGTGGCCATTGTATGTCCTCTTCTTGAAGAGTAAATTGTATTACAgtgtttgtttatatatagttggtaaTGTACAGAAAGTGAGTAAATGTTTCCAACAAACAATAATAGCATTTAATTAAGGAGTAAATTATCTTATTTAAATAGATAACAAATCAGTCAAGTACAGTGCACCATATCATAAAGCAAAAAACTGTTTAGTGCAGTTACAAATCTTAATATGCAAGCagaaaatgaaatattcagaAATATTGTTTCAGCAACAAAGCTTgcaataatagtaataatacaAAAGTCCTTGTCTGAATTAAAATGCTGTAAAAAATGATGCCATCTAAAAATGTTGAGCTAAGTTGTAGTTCAATTAAGCTTGCCTtttcaatttttgatatttttcagtGGAGGGATTGTTGCAGTTTCAGTTTGATTGTACTCCAACGCTTCAGTTATCTTGCGTGCTCTGGACTTCATGTTGGTTGAATTTCCGGTGTTCGGTGTTTGATTCAGTAGCATCCGTTTCAGTAACCTGGAGGAAAATAATTTTGTCATGCCATTGAATAGTTTGTAATGAACTATAGAATAACGGGAAAATAACATACGTTCTGCATTGAAACGTCTTCCACATCAACAACTGTGGCCTTGTTTGGATCAAAGCTGTCACCTTTTTCATGCGTGTCCACAATTTGTTTGGCATTATATACCGTACAACCTTTTTCAATATTCTCCTTGTTCAGATCAATGGTTATGGTATATTTCTGTTTGAGAAGGAAATTGAGTATTTCTGAAAATTTCTCCTCCTCCGCTTCCTGTAGTAAATATCAAAGAGTAGGTTAGGAAGCAAACATATTTTAGTGTCAAGTAAAAAAGCAAGATAACCTACATCAGCACATTCAGCATGCAGGTCGATAACAGTTTTGTCAATCATTCTCGTGATTTCGTTGTCTGGGAAGATAATAGCAATTGATCCAGTTTCATCAGAGCATAGAGTGCCTACTCGGAATCTAATTGCAAGTGGATTTGAGTCTGTTTAGCAAAGCAGCTTAGAGATTTCATATACACTAAACttgtataataaataatgaaacCATGAAACCTCTTCTCAGGATAAGGGTAAATCCTTTCGCAACCACCATCACGTAAGCATTTGAATTTTGCATCTTGAACTTCTAGCTCTAAATCACAACCTGTACATTTCCTGAAGTACCAACTTGATTTGTCCATGAATCTCTTCACTGTGACCTCACAATATATGATACCCTAACAGAAAAAATTCCAAAGTTAAATAAGTCCATTTTACATTACGTGGTATTTCCACAACAAAATGTGAAACTACCTCTTCAAAATCCTTCGGAAGATTTTTTATCTCTTTCACCTTCAGTAGTTTCTTAGTTAACTCAGCTGGTTTTGGTTGATTTGGCATGAACACCACATCtggaacttttttttcttctgtcaaactaatattattttataattgatagCAAGTTGGTTAGAGAAGGTTACCAAATTTTTACGGAAGAATAACCaaagtatttaataaaaaactgACCTCTTTTTTAGCCGATCGACACTATAGTGTTCTGGGTTGATAAAATCCCTTGCTGCAGGATAGTTTGATAAATGAGCAACACCTACAAAGAGTTGAGCTATTAGTAGACAGCAAATGTGTAGAAACTATTTGTAAAATATCAACACACGTATTTTCACCTTCGTATCTACCAACTTTTGCCCATGAAATTATCACAAAAATACTTGTGCCGTCCAACTTCCCAAACTCTGTTCCCAATTGCTCACCAAAGTAATCAAAGAACGTCACTTGCACACTTGACCTGTAATGTAGCAAACGGAATTATATATGTGCAATGTAAGATATTGTAAATATTACTAATTTAAGTTCCCAACAAAATACCTTCCATTTGTTATTTCAAACTTGAACAGCGTTTTCTCGtcctcatttttttttaatcttgataAGCTCCTGTACATTTTTCACTTTCCCCACCATGTCTAATAAAGTATAATTGGAATTAGTTCGACATTGTAATTGGTCTGTATAAGAAAATAAAGTAGACTGCATACCAATAAGAAAGCGATTGTCATCTGCCAGTTTATCAATTTCGTCATAGTGAAAAAGGTCGAAAGCATATTTTTCAATGTTAAGTCCAATagtatcagcctgctgaaacttAGTGTGAGGTGTAAAAAACAAATGCTTCTTGTTTCGCACAGCCCTAAATTTCTCATCACCCAAATAATCCTTTACTTTAAAGTTACATATCTCGTAAATTTGACCTTCTTTCATATCCTTTAGTAGGTCATCACAATACTTCGAGTTTGCAAAAGCATGTATCCTTGAATtctaagataaaaaaaaataaaatatcttaaatGTTGGAGAATTGAACTATTGCCTTAGGAAATAGACAGAACAAACAAATAGTTAGGCTACCATACCGAATCGTCAAtcaatatcatattaactcccCAAAATTCCTGACTTTCTCTGTTCATTCCTTTCCAAAAGGACTGCACCCTTACACAGCATTTCCATTCATAAGTGCTAGTGTCCAAAGTGTTTATAGGGTTGTAGGGATTCAACTCCATGATAACAGACTGCAAATCAATTAAATGTCTCTCCCTTTAGATCAAATTGACAGGTGCAGAAGCAATGAAGGAACATTAAGTGAATAAATGAAGTAACAGAGTATATCAGAagtgattagtccatatttttgcatatttaagtgcctattttttgtttatcttcgtagtattaatcgcttatttattttatttcaggaaattgtagataaataaagaaagaagagaaaatgcaagaaaaaagggagaaaaagaaaagaaaagaagaaaatcaaagagagttggcaagaaagggggcacatggatggctatgatttacccaacacacatcacacatggatggattagatttagccaccctacccctaaaccctacatttctagctataaataccccaccccctttacttgtaatcatcatctttttaacctaggatttcctatttttagtagcctctcttttatagtCTAGATCTAGCTTTATTTTTTTGCTCTCTCATCCTTTTGtaaacacattttaatattttaatgcaagatttcatatttgttcttacattcttgttctttatgtCTACcttggctatgaaatcttcctctaactacaaaaaaaatttcaaagatgtttgtagattggaaggagccttctaatataattaatttctaGCTTTAAATTTACTTTTTGAGAGGTGTTTGAACCTTACACAAAATCAATTTGTGTGAGGGTTTATTTCTCAAAGCCCTGAGTTATTTGTGCTTCTagattaatttagtttaatatgAAATGAACAACCAGTTCATCTGCTCTGTTTTCTTAAAACGCAAAAACACCCCTTCCCCTGTTtccttttatgtataaaaacaaAACGAAAACCCCCTTCCTTCTTCCCTTTTCGATTATCTCTTGTTCTATGTACCGAGTCAACTCACTGTTTTCGACCGAGTCGCCAATGGCTGTTTGTTTGTGGCAGTTGGGTTTTATTTAGCTTTGTTGCTGTTAGTTTGAATAGTTTACGCCCTGTTCTGGACCGAGTTTCTGTACTGAATCGCTGGGTTTGGTTTTGTTGAGTTTTATCTGTTTTCACCGAGTCCAGTTTCGAAGTTCTGCTGCAATTTGTTTAGCTGCTGCGTTTTAATCGAGTCTGGTTTCGAGTTCTACAAAGTAGTTGCTAGTCTTTGTGTTGCTGCGATTTTTCTTTGTTCCTTGGATAGCTGttagtttttgtcttgtaaaCGAGTTGTCGATTTGAGTTTGCTGATTCATTTAGCTGGGTTTGCTGCGTTTCCGAGTTGTTTTGCCGAGTTAGTTCAGTTGAGTCACATTGTTTAGAATTTTCTAAGTTCCGAGTCGCAGCCGAGTTGTGATTTGGGTTTGAGTTTGTAGTTTAGTTTGTTAGTCTGTGTTGTAGTCGAGTTGCCTTTCATTTCTGCTGGTTCCGTTTGGGCGTTATTTGGTTCGATTTCTGCTGCGTTTTTGCTTCGTTTTGTGCTGTTTTTCCTGCGTGATTCTGTAGTTCGAGTCGTCTTTGTTTATGCTGCTGTGTTTTGAGTCATTTCAACTGAGTAATATCTGGGTTTGTTGAGTTGTTTGGTTGCGGTTAAATCGAGTTTTGTAGTTGCGAGTTGCCATTTTTTTCAAGCTGAGGTCCAGTGTTCTGTTTCGTCTTTACTTCTCCGTTCTGTTTTCGTCTGCTGAGTCGAGTCAGTTCACCGAGTTGCTTGCCATGGTTTTGTTTAGTCATGTTTTGTACTGGTATTTCCAAGTTGTGTttatagtttaatattttatttctggTTCTGTTTTGATGTTGTTTCCTGCTAGTTTTGTCTTGCCAGCAATAGGTTACTAAATGTGTGACTTAATTATCGAGTTGTTTTTAAGATATTCTAAATAATTTTAGGTTTCTTTCTAGTGAGTTAATTAGcttaattaaaatgttaaattcaCTTGatgtttattaattagattattCAATTCATAAATTTAGATTCAATTTCGAAAGCCCTTCTCACGAATTtggttctaattcgcctaggttaattAATAAAGGATtgcgaaaataatttaaatccctgtggacgaatcttaaaatattaaaacggtgatcgtgcgcttgcgactTAAAAGtatatttctagcacatcaagttttttggcgccgctgccggggattaaaattaatttttcgctcctttatttttaatctttcggattagtttgtttctcactaTTTTTGCTTTTATTTCAAGGAGAAATATTCGGGAATCATGGAGTAAAGTGGACAAATTTTACTCGGATTTGGAAGCTGCTTTGGTAACCCGTATCTCTCCACTTTtatcttttgtttttatttagaaaatcacaaacaaatttgaaaattgaaaatcacaaacaaattaaaaatttaaaatccaaaaatagtagttagaattaaatatgtgttgcatcatgcattttaacacttaggggcacatcatttacattttaattttttgtttttaaattttcgtacctatttgtggtgatcgctggaggaccctaaggtgcgttaatttctttcttttctctagattaaaacacgtagtttagagcatccataattgtttatagtttttaattatctcattgtgtggagca
This genomic window contains:
- the LOC108225888 gene encoding uncharacterized protein LOC108225888; translation: MELNPYNPINTLDTSTYEWKCCVRVQSFWKGMNRESQEFWGVNMILIDDSNSRIHAFANSKYCDDLLKDMKEGQIYEICNFKVKDYLGDEKFRAVRNKKHLFFTPHTKFQQADTIGLNIEKYAFDLFHYDEIDKLADDNRFLIGMQSSVQVTFFDYFGEQLGTEFGKLDGTSIFVIISWAKVGRYEGVAHLSNYPAARDFINPEHYSVDRLKKSLTEEKKVPDVVFMPNQPKPAELTKKLLKVKEIKNLPKDFEEGIIYCEVTVKRFMDKSSWYFRKCTGCDLELEVQDAKFKCLRDGGCERIYPYPEKRFHDSNPLAIRFRVGTLCSDETGSIAIIFPDNEITRMIDKTVIDLHAECADEAEEEKFSEILNFLLKQKYTITIDLNKENIEKGCTVYNAKQIVDTHEKGDSFDPNKATVVDVEDVSMQNVTETDATESNTEHRKFNQHEVQSTQDN
- the LOC108225887 gene encoding uncharacterized protein LOC108225887; translated protein: MLLLFVGNIYSLSVHYQLYINKHCNTIYSSRRGHTMATAQYQTLDKLKAVVNEYKIKVRVIRLGRGSTRTGEEFKNFNLILLDHKGQRIHAFVPTKCAEEIYSQITVGRVFSIKQFMVQKYSQTEKFRVVRNESQLIFSKDTIIQEQAYDGVTIPQEAFDFYDHSQLIELSNQTTYLEDVVGIIKDYDQIRDLKNKHGQDQKKTKLVITDGRLANEEFAKKALGKNNVKTIHKINVDELKKLGKNAIEGLFKLHVTIKSIDPTFGWFYNACTSCEKETKMENPCPICESCNRYVPYPDQKFRFHVIAEDMTGKVQVVLGDREARTIIGKRCLHLADEMFTEEGLPKTLLSIVDKDYSLVIQVREMNVVNNFNVYWANNICKGFVGLPGATNQSANAKDAQTSQPTTSTYNAGGLSDIDLASN